The Komagataella phaffii GS115 chromosome 4, complete sequence genome includes the window ACAAAGCAATTTAGTCTTATAATGCACGTGATCGCTCTAGTTTTGGGAGATAAATCGCGTGTATTTACAGGTCTGGCCTTCCTAGTTCAGTTACAGCAGTCACAAATTCGAGATTTAGATTTCTTTGCAAACAGTTATTTCAAGTCGTGCACTAACAGTCAATGGCTACACACTAACTGTTTCACCCTCCCAGTCAAACCTCTGAAAACGTTAACTCTTATTGTGCGACACACTACCTGATCGCTCACGCTCTCTCTCGGAttgtgaaaaaaattgctaACAAAAAACTTGTTCTTTGTAAGAGTAACAATGTCTCAAGAAGCTAAGTCCGTACAAAGTGTTCAGGTAAGTTCATCATTAAGGGGATTCGGTGTTCAGAATGTATCGCCGTTCACTTCCCAAGTATTATCGCTCTTTCCATTGGTAGGACTCATTTCTATCAGATGGGAGCactattgaagaaaatctaACTAACATCCATTTCTAGACCTTTGGTAAGAAGAAGTCCGCTACTGCCGTTGCCCACGTTAAACAGGGTTCCGGTCTTATCAAGGTTAACGGTTCACCTATCACTCTGGTGCAACCTGAGATCTTGAGACACAAAGTTTACGAGCCACTATTATTAGTTGGTTTGGACAAATTTGCCAACATTGACATCAGAATTAAGGTTACCGGTGGTGGTCACGTTTCCCAAGTTTACGCCATCAGACAAGCTCTTGCTAAGGGCTTGATCGCTTACACTCAAAAGTTCGTTGACGAGTCTACCAAGAACgagttgaagaagattttcCAGTCATACGACAGAACCCTGTTGATTGCTGAttccagaagaaaggaGCCAAAGAAGTTCGGTGGTCGTGGTGCCCGTGCCAGATTCCAGAAATCTTACCGTTAATCTATATATTGTGAAATATATGTTAGAAAGGATGAAATGGAGTTTTGATACTCTGGTTATTGTAGGAATCTTGAAGTGATTCAAGATCGCTGAAAGCGTATGTCTGGGTGAAttttctgatgattctAGGGGTACTGGTGATAGTCGATGATACTGGTTGATTCTAATTTCACTGGGGCTGGTCAAAATGCACATATCAtgatctttcttgaaacaaaataGTTCATAATAGACAATGTTTAGCAAATCCACTCATCATTGCCAGATTAGAGACCTCAAGGACTAACTCTCCCACTATTCACATGTCAAGTGTACAATACTACTCAACAAAATTTGTTGGTGCATATTTCATCGAAATCCAGTCTTCTATGACACTCATAAATGACAccttgaaattgatgattaCCACTTATGGCACTAAAACGTTACTTCAGAAATGCTCGCTATTCAAAACGTCTTTCATACCGCCACTTCTTATTATAACCCGTCTACCTGCTCTCAGTATTCTGCAATGAATATTCACCCACGTAACCTCCGCATCTTGATTAATATCACCCACTGACTCTTCTGCTTATATAATCAATTGCACTATCGCGGCAGAGTCATTCCTCATGATCCATATAAGTTTCAATAATTTTCCTCCGCTACTGAAATTAACCAAACTACCCACCTATCCAAATAAAATGTCACACTACGCTTTGAGCCCTGAGCACAAGCAAATGGTTGAGGGCCATTTGGCTGAAACCGATCCCGAAGTTAAccaaatcatcaaagatGAGGTCGACAGACAGAAGCACTCCATTGTTTTAATCGCTTCTGAGAACTTCACTTCCACTTCGGTGTTCGATGCTCTCGGAACCCCTATGTGTAACAAGTACTCTGAAGGTTACCCAGGGGCAAGATACTACGGTGGTAATGAGCACATTGACCGTATGGAAATTCTGTGTCAACAGAGAGCTCTTAAGGCTTTCCACTTGGATGGAAGTCGCTGGGGAGTTAACGTTCAAACTTTGTCTGGTTCTCCAGCCAACTTGCAGGTATACCAAGCTATCATGAAGCCTCATGACAGACTTATGGGTTTGGACTTGCCCCACGGAGGTCACTTGTCTCATGGTTATCAGACTGATACCAGAAAAATCTCTGCAGTCTCGACttactttgaaacaatGCCTTACAGAGTCGATCTGGAAACTGGCATTATCGACTACGACATGCTTGAGAAGACTGCAGTTCTATACCGTCCAAAGGTCCTGGTTGCCGGTACCTCTGCATACTGTAGATTGATCGATTACAAGAGAATGAGGGAGATTGCTGACAAAGTTGGTGCATACTTAGTCGTTGATATGGCTCACATTTCTGGTTTGATTGCCGCAGGTGTCATTCCATCTCCTTTCGAATACGCCGACATTGTAACCACAACCACCCACAAGTCTTTGAGAGGCCCACGTGGTGCAATGATTTTCTTCCGTAAGGGTGTCCGTTCTGTCAACCCAAAGACTGGTAAGGAAATCTACTACGACCTTGAAAACCCCATCAATTTCTCCGTTTTCCCTGGCCACCAAGGTGGTCCACACAACCACACAATCGCCGCTTTAGCTACCGCTTTGAAGCAAGCTGCTACACCTGAGTTCAAGCAGTATCAGGAAcaggttttgaagaatgctAAGGCTCTGGAGAATGAGTTTAAGAGACTTGGATACAAGTTGGTTTCTGACGGAACTGACTCCCATATGGTCCTTGTTTCATTGAAGGATAAGGATATTGATGGTGCCAGAATTGAAACCGTTTGTGAGAACATCAATATCGCTTTGAATAAGAACTCCATTCCAGGTGACAGATCCGCTTTGGTCCCAGGTGGTGTTCGTATCGGTGCTCCTGCTATGACCACCAGAGGTGCTTCTGAGGAAGACTTCGTCAAGATCGCTAACTACATCGACAAATCTGTTCAATATGCTAAGAAAGTCCAAAGCGAGTTACCAATTGAAGCCAACAAGCTTAAAGATTTCAAGGCCAAGATCGCTGAAGGCTCTGACGAGATCACTCAACTCAAGAATGAGATTAGCGCCTGGGCAGGAGAATTCCCATTGTCTGTTTAGAATATAATTAGTGAACAAAAGAATATAAATAAATTACTACAACTATTTCTCTAACTCCTCCAAGGTCTCCTTGATCAGCCTGAAAACAATATCAACATCGTGTCTATCTTTTCCAACAGCAGAAACACCCATGTGCCCAACCCTAAAGTATTCGGTAGCAATTCCAGCGTAGATACCAGTGGACAGGGTCACTCctttttcagaaattttcttcaacaaatcaGGTCCATTGATGGACTTGGGGAAGTAGACGGCGGTCAGCCCATTGGCACCAAATTCCCTCTTGGCGACAAGTTTTAGTCCCAAAGACTCTAAGTTGTCCTTAAACTTGTTAGAAGTTTCGGCGTGCTTGGCAAATCTGTTGTCAAGGCCCTGCTCCAAAATCTCTCTGAGAGATACACGGTATGCGTGAATCAACTGAATAGGAGGAGTGGCATAATAGGCACCCTTACCATGTTCATATGCTTGCATGATCGGAATCCATTTTTGC containing:
- a CDS encoding 40S ribosomal protein S16 yields the protein MSQEAKSVQSVQTFGKKKSATAVAHVKQGSGLIKVNGSPITLVQPEILRHKVYEPLLLVGLDKFANIDIRIKVTGGGHVSQVYAIRQALAKGLIAYTQKFVDESTKNELKKIFQSYDRTLLIADSRRKEPKKFGGRGARARFQKSYR
- a CDS encoding Cytosolic serine hydroxymethyltransferase is translated as MSHYALSPEHKQMVEGHLAETDPEVNQIIKDEVDRQKHSIVLIASENFTSTSVFDALGTPMCNKYSEGYPGARYYGGNEHIDRMEILCQQRALKAFHLDGSRWGVNVQTLSGSPANLQVYQAIMKPHDRLMGLDLPHGGHLSHGYQTDTRKISAVSTYFETMPYRVDLETGIIDYDMLEKTAVLYRPKVLVAGTSAYCRLIDYKRMREIADKVGAYLVVDMAHISGLIAAGVIPSPFEYADIVTTTTHKSLRGPRGAMIFFRKGVRSVNPKTGKEIYYDLENPINFSVFPGHQGGPHNHTIAALATALKQAATPEFKQYQEQVLKNAKALENEFKRLGYKLVSDGTDSHMVLVSLKDKDIDGARIETVCENINIALNKNSIPGDRSALVPGGVRIGAPAMTTRGASEEDFVKIANYIDKSVQYAKKVQSELPIEANKLKDFKAKIAEGSDEITQLKNEISAWAGEFPLSV